In Paenibacillus sp. BIC5C1, a genomic segment contains:
- a CDS encoding GT-D fold domain-containing glycosyltransferase — MSPIYLEMDGVLDQLEAAVRDKRPFSLVRVGDGENIVMSQETVWSTEQVLQERWAIKANLGQKGLRLPNLQLRDEVAASLQRADIVGVLPHGDSTIKAPEHLKRQLTDTVFAHFGIAPTLTCHACVNRELAQVPRFWNMLAGKRVLLVTREIEQLRAMLVQEPYHLDITAALPFDSWDQMQETLQWIQTNQDTFDVALFSCGVNAVVLAERTAALAGKVAIDFGKANNIILKGRAN; from the coding sequence ATGAGTCCAATCTATCTTGAAATGGATGGTGTGCTGGATCAACTTGAAGCGGCCGTGAGGGATAAGCGTCCCTTCTCTCTGGTCCGTGTGGGCGATGGGGAGAATATCGTCATGTCCCAGGAAACAGTCTGGAGTACGGAACAGGTTCTGCAGGAACGATGGGCTATCAAAGCTAATCTGGGGCAAAAAGGACTGCGTCTACCTAATCTGCAGCTTCGGGACGAGGTTGCCGCTTCCTTGCAACGGGCAGATATCGTAGGTGTTCTTCCTCACGGGGACAGTACCATCAAAGCCCCGGAGCATCTCAAAAGACAGCTGACCGATACGGTGTTCGCGCATTTTGGCATCGCTCCGACACTAACTTGCCATGCCTGTGTCAATCGGGAACTCGCTCAGGTGCCCCGCTTCTGGAATATGCTTGCCGGCAAGCGGGTACTGCTCGTTACCCGGGAGATTGAGCAGCTGCGAGCCATGCTCGTTCAGGAGCCCTACCATCTGGATATCACAGCTGCGCTGCCGTTCGACAGCTGGGATCAGATGCAGGAAACGCTGCAATGGATTCAAACGAATCAGGATACCTTCGATGTAGCTCTATTCTCCTGTGGCGTGAACGCGGTTGTTCTTGCGGAACGGACAGCGGCACTTGCAGGCAAAGTCGCCATCGACTTCGGCAAAGCCAACAACATTATTTTGAAAGGCCGCGCCAACTAG